In one window of Tenacibaculum mesophilum DNA:
- a CDS encoding gliding motility lipoprotein GldH, translating to MRSKIGIIFLVAILLASCDSNSEFDNYIALPKSSWNKKNAIQFTFPINDSIGKKNLFINLRNNKDYAYSNLFLITQMNFPDGQIIIDTLEYDMADVTGKFLGQGFTDIKENKLFYKENITFPRKGEYTFKVRQAMRKNGKLEGIEELEGITHVGFRIEKIK from the coding sequence ATGAGAAGTAAAATTGGCATCATTTTTTTAGTAGCCATACTATTAGCTTCATGCGACTCAAATAGTGAGTTTGACAATTATATTGCGCTTCCTAAAAGCTCATGGAATAAAAAAAATGCAATACAGTTTACATTTCCAATTAATGACTCTATTGGTAAGAAAAATCTTTTTATAAACCTTAGAAATAATAAAGATTATGCATACAGCAATCTTTTTTTAATTACGCAAATGAATTTTCCTGACGGACAAATAATCATAGATACATTGGAATATGATATGGCAGACGTTACAGGGAAATTTTTAGGACAAGGTTTTACAGACATTAAAGAGAATAAACTTTTTTATAAAGAAAACATAACGTTTCCCCGAAAAGGAGAATATACTTTTAAGGTTCGACAAGCCATGCGAAAAAATGGAAAGTTGGAAGGAATTGAAGAATTAGAAGGAATAACTCATGTAGGGTTTAGAATAGAAAAAATAAAGTAA
- the ricT gene encoding PSP1 domain-containing protein, translated as MSCSSCSTNKSGVPNGCKSNGNCATGTCGSGNKLAVFDWLSNMTLPSGEAPFNIFEVRFKNGRKHFYKNPENLTLSMGDVVAVEGSSGHDVGIVSLAGELVRVQMKKRKITADSDDVKKIYRKASQKDIDVWQEARGRELETQRKGREIISRLGLKMKLSDVEYQGDGTKATFYYTADERVDFRQLIRDLASAFSIRVEMRQVGMRQEAARLGGIGSCGRELCCSTWLTDFRKVNTAAARYQQLSLNPLKLAGQCGKLKCCLNYELDTYLDALQSFPKQDKVLKTEKGDAVFVKMDIFKKLLWYTYKEESFKWYKLSLDQVQEIIELNKNNELALPLEEYELEIAEEVSVDFENVVGQDSLTRFDAPKKSRKNSRRRKRKPANKAEVEKQPQTNKRQKKKPQGKTEKTEGGQKTEKKRVDNRKPRPKNNPKTRKPKPESKTTDKPQGQQKKPRNPRRKNNNQRKRNNSDNKNNTNNEK; from the coding sequence ATGAGTTGTAGCAGTTGCTCAACTAACAAAAGCGGTGTGCCAAATGGCTGTAAGAGTAACGGAAATTGTGCAACAGGCACATGTGGAAGTGGAAATAAGCTCGCTGTTTTTGATTGGTTATCGAACATGACTTTACCTTCAGGTGAAGCACCATTTAATATTTTTGAAGTCCGTTTTAAAAATGGACGAAAACACTTTTATAAAAATCCTGAAAACTTAACCCTTTCCATGGGAGATGTGGTTGCAGTTGAAGGATCTTCAGGGCACGATGTTGGTATTGTTTCTTTAGCAGGAGAGCTAGTAAGAGTTCAAATGAAAAAAAGAAAAATTACTGCGGATAGTGATGATGTAAAGAAAATTTACAGAAAGGCATCTCAAAAAGATATTGATGTTTGGCAGGAAGCCAGAGGAAGAGAGTTAGAAACACAACGAAAAGGAAGAGAAATAATTAGCCGTTTAGGCTTAAAAATGAAACTTTCTGATGTTGAATATCAAGGAGACGGAACCAAAGCTACTTTTTATTATACAGCAGACGAACGTGTAGACTTTCGTCAGTTAATTCGTGACTTAGCTAGTGCTTTTTCTATACGAGTAGAAATGCGTCAGGTAGGAATGCGCCAAGAAGCAGCTCGTTTAGGAGGAATTGGTTCATGCGGTAGAGAATTATGTTGCTCTACTTGGTTAACCGACTTTAGAAAAGTAAATACAGCAGCAGCCCGTTATCAGCAACTGTCATTAAACCCATTAAAGTTAGCAGGACAGTGTGGTAAACTAAAGTGTTGTTTAAACTACGAATTAGACACGTATTTAGATGCATTACAAAGCTTTCCGAAGCAAGATAAAGTGCTAAAAACAGAAAAAGGAGATGCTGTTTTCGTTAAAATGGACATATTCAAAAAATTACTTTGGTATACCTACAAGGAGGAAAGTTTTAAATGGTATAAACTATCGTTAGATCAAGTTCAAGAGATTATAGAATTAAACAAAAATAATGAACTTGCGTTACCGTTAGAAGAATATGAATTGGAGATAGCTGAAGAGGTTTCTGTCGATTTTGAGAATGTTGTAGGTCAAGATAGTTTAACGCGTTTTGATGCACCTAAAAAAAGTCGTAAAAACAGTAGGCGTAGAAAAAGAAAACCAGCAAATAAAGCGGAAGTAGAGAAACAGCCACAAACAAATAAAAGGCAAAAGAAAAAACCACAAGGAAAAACGGAAAAAACTGAAGGAGGCCAAAAAACAGAAAAAAAGAGAGTTGATAATAGGAAACCAAGACCTAAAAACAATCCAAAAACTAGAAAGCCAAAACCAGAAAGTAAAACAACTGATAAACCACAAGGACAACAAAAAAAACCGAGAAATCCCAGAAGAAAAAACAACAATCAACGAAAAAGAAATAATAGCGATAATAAAAACAATACCAATAATGAGAAGTAA